From Flavobacterium arcticum, the proteins below share one genomic window:
- a CDS encoding lipoprotein signal peptidase: protein MSLKKAYIIAIIVLLIDQISKIYIKTNFKLHEFVNVLDLEWFQINFIENDGMAWGAQIPGSYGKLILTLFRIVAVIGIGWWLQDSVKKKYSNYLIVPIALILAGAFGNIIDSVFYGIIFDYSSENHIATLFAEKPYGTLFHGKVVDMFYFPIIKEAHFPEWIPFIGGNEFSFFNAIFNVADAAISIGVGILIVFNKRAFAKSNDTVTE, encoded by the coding sequence ATGTCGCTAAAGAAAGCCTATATCATTGCCATAATTGTATTATTAATAGATCAGATTTCTAAAATATATATAAAAACAAATTTCAAACTTCATGAATTTGTAAATGTTTTAGACCTTGAATGGTTTCAAATAAACTTTATTGAAAATGATGGTATGGCATGGGGTGCACAAATACCAGGCTCTTATGGTAAGCTAATATTAACCCTTTTCAGGATTGTAGCTGTTATAGGTATAGGCTGGTGGTTGCAAGACTCTGTAAAGAAAAAGTATTCTAACTACCTTATTGTTCCCATCGCGCTAATACTTGCAGGAGCTTTTGGTAATATAATCGACTCCGTTTTTTATGGTATTATTTTCGACTACAGCTCTGAAAACCATATAGCCACACTATTCGCCGAAAAGCCATACGGAACACTTTTTCATGGTAAGGTAGTAGACATGTTTTATTTTCCTATTATTAAAGAAGCACATTTTCCCGAATGGATACCTTTTATAGGAGGAAATGAATTTTCTTTCTTTAATGCTATTTTTAATGTAGCTGATGCTGCTATCTCTATAGGTGTAGGTATATTGATTGTTTTCAACAAAAGAGCTTTCGCGAAAAGCAACGATACAGTAACCGAATAA
- a CDS encoding SLATT domain-containing protein — protein MNKIELYFKKRARARRIKRLKNSIAPYLKKDFGVELNYKLWTTKGARFSASRRNKIQHELSSRTLAYLSAYLIIIGLLSAYEIKISGFDYEKYVAFITTSIAILILVFTHFETSKEYAIKSEKLHQCSLEVGELYNELRMIKTFDTIQNKEDRISRVSKKYEKILQKYENHTSIDFDMFTTAKSDYFKLSWFDIKLIKIEFYILVKLKYHIFMYFPLLFIIYIIIKSLFN, from the coding sequence ATGAATAAAATAGAATTATATTTTAAAAAGAGAGCTAGAGCTAGGAGAATAAAGAGGCTTAAAAACTCTATTGCGCCCTATTTAAAAAAAGATTTTGGAGTCGAATTAAATTATAAGCTTTGGACAACAAAAGGAGCTCGTTTTTCTGCAAGTAGAAGAAATAAAATACAGCATGAATTATCATCACGTACTTTAGCGTACCTATCAGCATACTTGATAATCATTGGACTTCTTAGCGCATATGAAATAAAAATTTCTGGATTTGATTATGAAAAATATGTTGCATTTATTACTACATCTATAGCAATATTGATTTTAGTTTTTACACATTTTGAAACATCGAAAGAATATGCAATAAAATCAGAGAAGTTGCATCAATGTTCATTAGAAGTAGGGGAACTATATAATGAGCTTAGAATGATTAAAACATTTGATACAATACAAAATAAGGAAGATAGAATATCTAGGGTTTCAAAAAAATATGAAAAAATTTTGCAGAAGTATGAAAATCATACTTCTATAGATTTTGATATGTTTACAACTGCGAAATCAGATTATTTCAAGTTGTCATGGTTTGATATTAAGTTAATTAAGATAGAATTTTATATACTAGTTAAACTTAAGTACCATATTTTCATGTATTTCCCATTGCTATTTATAATTTATATTATAATTAAAAGTCTATTTAATTAA
- a CDS encoding alpha-2-macroglobulin family protein, with amino-acid sequence MKSLKLLLFFAVSLLIVSCSKKSGEDFDSDPSLYGEYINNYTSGLISTKADIQVGLTFTNDDWQLDKELDDDYFSISPSIDGKVLLVGSNTIAFRPDERLEENKEYRVTLHLSKITDVPKNLKDFNFRIKTLEQDFKVTTLDLQSYSKDFQYLNGVLNTSDVMDAKTAKKLVRAEQEGKQLPIRFDMKKGDATEFFFVIDSIERKIDDSKIQIHWNGEAIGIEKAGVEEFEIAGKNNFKVISMDIGPGDNQSLFINFSDPLRKDQNFDGLVAVENANNLKYAVDGNLLKVFFGEPLTGTRLVEVFQGIESIEGYKTKAMHSARVLFEQKKPEVQFLKSGTILPTSSNLKINFQAVNLKAVDVKVYRIYQNNVLQFLQDNDINGANNLRKVALPIAKKKIVLNNDKMANYSRWNPYALDLSSLINPEPGAIYRVELSIKKSYSLYRCGTSSDEAETEEEDENEDAEFYSNFDNEYYNYYDYDYAYNWSERDDPCSKSYFYNKKIATNVLASDLGVIAKGGENSNYFFAVSSITTTKPISGAKIEVYNFQQQKIASADTDSEGTAKLSLDKRAFFAIVKKDNNTTYVKMGDGNSLSVSNYDVDGTRLQKGLKGYVYGERGVWRPGDTLFIGFILNDKAAKLPPSHPIKLKLSDPNGKLIHQAVQTYNENNHYKFIVPTEANAPTGNWEAVVAVGGAKFYKRIKIETIKPNRLKIKNGFEGKVLSAHENNTANLEVTWLHGAVAKDLKVEMQAKFMKDATSFKGYTNYIFDDPAQTFTTEEVNIYSGKVDATGKATVTLKPSLQSSAPGMLKAAIITKAYEKGGDFSTDVITASYSPYKSYVGVKMPEPNKYGMIETGKDNRFTIVSLTENGKVEPNRKVDVRIYNVKWRWWWDATHNNVSSYNSALSNVPYYSKTVTTDAKGKASFILNVPENDWGRYLVRVTDVESGHSAGETVYMDWSYWSGRTKSGGGEEAAMLVFATDKEKYSVGEKAVVTFPSSEGGRALISIENGSEVVETYWASTAKGETKVEVPITAKMAPNVYVNVTLLQPHATTKNDAPIRMYGIVPIEVVDKNTILEPQISMPSVLKPEQKATIKVSEKSGKAMTYTVAIVDDGLLDLTRFKTPNAWDAFYAKEALGIKTWDIYDDVIGAYGGKVNQVFSIGGDEDLGGGKAKKANRFKPVVIYMGPYTLKKGETQSHNITLPKYIGSVRTMVVAANEDKSAYGSIEKTTPVRSPLMLLASLPRKITPGEKVTLPVTLFAMEDNIKNVTLQVKTNNGLKVVGSASQTVSFAQPDEKIAYFELEVGNVTGIGKVTVTAQSGSEKASYDVELDIMNPNPVTQNFKELVIEAGASGTIDWEAFGVAGSNKARLEVSSFPSIDFNRRLDYLIQYPHGCLEQTTSSVFPQLYLTDIADIDEKRKQDIQRNVSAGIQKLASYQIGNGGFAYWSGGTHPNDWGSSYVGHFFIEAEKKGYTLPLNAKKQWLSYQKKTARQWRYDSYYHNDFAQAYRLYTLALAGSPDLSSMNRLRETQGISNDSKLRLAAAYALAGQKSAGLALLNQSSLDINTQGYRYYYYGSPERNRAMALETLILLGEKEKAFRIANQLADKMSSRQWMSTQTTAYCLYSMSKFAKSNGTKGIDVAYTTKGKTQTIKTGKTFADRVLQSSGNNTVAIRNNKEGTLYVKVIYSGILPVGQEQEENRGLSTVITFKNREGNVINPSQLAQGTEFVAEVTVLNQKGEYVDNIALTQIIPSGWEIVNTRFTDFGAFADNKADYIDIRDDRANFYFPLKAHESKKFRVLLNASYLGHYYLPGVQCEAMYDNDFLARTKGQWVNVVK; translated from the coding sequence ATGAAAAGCCTTAAACTACTGCTGTTCTTTGCAGTATCACTGCTCATTGTTTCTTGTTCTAAAAAATCAGGAGAAGATTTTGATTCCGACCCATCGTTGTATGGCGAATATATTAACAATTATACATCGGGGTTAATTTCTACAAAAGCAGACATTCAGGTAGGGCTTACTTTTACTAACGATGATTGGCAGTTAGATAAAGAACTAGATGACGACTACTTTAGCATCTCACCAAGTATTGATGGTAAGGTATTATTGGTAGGTAGTAATACTATAGCTTTTCGCCCTGACGAAAGACTAGAGGAGAATAAAGAGTATCGCGTTACCCTGCACCTTTCTAAAATTACCGATGTTCCTAAAAACTTAAAGGATTTTAATTTTAGGATAAAAACACTAGAGCAAGACTTTAAAGTTACTACGCTCGACCTGCAATCGTATAGTAAAGATTTTCAGTACCTAAACGGAGTACTGAATACCAGTGATGTTATGGATGCCAAGACGGCGAAAAAACTGGTGAGGGCAGAGCAAGAAGGCAAGCAGCTACCCATAAGGTTTGATATGAAAAAGGGTGATGCAACAGAGTTCTTTTTTGTGATAGACAGTATAGAACGTAAAATAGACGATAGCAAAATACAAATACATTGGAACGGCGAAGCCATAGGCATAGAAAAAGCAGGTGTAGAAGAATTTGAAATTGCGGGTAAAAACAACTTTAAGGTAATTAGTATGGATATAGGTCCTGGTGATAACCAGTCGTTATTCATTAATTTTTCTGATCCTTTACGCAAAGACCAAAACTTTGATGGTCTTGTAGCGGTAGAAAATGCCAATAACCTCAAGTATGCCGTAGATGGTAACTTGCTTAAAGTGTTTTTTGGAGAACCACTTACAGGTACACGTTTGGTCGAGGTTTTTCAGGGTATAGAAAGTATTGAGGGGTATAAAACAAAAGCGATGCACTCAGCACGCGTACTTTTTGAACAAAAGAAACCCGAAGTGCAGTTCCTTAAAAGCGGAACAATATTACCTACATCAAGCAATTTAAAAATCAACTTTCAGGCGGTTAACCTAAAAGCAGTAGATGTAAAGGTATATCGCATTTATCAAAACAATGTATTACAGTTTTTACAAGATAATGATATAAACGGAGCGAATAACTTACGTAAAGTTGCCCTGCCCATAGCTAAAAAGAAAATTGTACTTAACAATGATAAAATGGCTAATTACAGCCGTTGGAATCCGTATGCGCTCGACCTTTCCTCATTAATAAATCCTGAACCAGGGGCGATATATAGAGTAGAGCTATCGATAAAAAAATCGTACTCTTTATACCGTTGCGGAACAAGTAGCGATGAAGCCGAAACCGAAGAGGAGGATGAGAATGAAGATGCTGAATTCTATTCGAACTTTGATAACGAGTATTATAATTATTACGACTATGACTACGCTTATAACTGGAGCGAGCGCGACGACCCTTGTAGCAAGTCGTATTTTTATAATAAAAAAATAGCGACTAATGTATTGGCGAGCGACTTGGGTGTTATTGCCAAAGGAGGCGAAAACAGTAACTATTTCTTTGCGGTAAGCAGTATTACCACTACCAAGCCTATTAGCGGAGCGAAAATAGAGGTCTATAACTTTCAACAACAAAAAATAGCTTCGGCAGATACTGACAGCGAGGGTACAGCAAAACTATCGTTAGACAAACGTGCTTTTTTTGCTATAGTGAAGAAAGATAATAACACCACTTACGTGAAAATGGGCGATGGTAATTCGCTTTCAGTAAGTAATTATGATGTAGATGGTACACGCCTGCAAAAAGGGCTTAAAGGCTATGTATATGGCGAGCGTGGTGTGTGGCGACCAGGTGATACGCTGTTTATTGGTTTTATACTGAATGATAAAGCAGCAAAATTACCGCCTTCGCACCCTATAAAATTAAAACTGAGCGACCCTAATGGTAAGTTGATACACCAAGCAGTACAAACATATAACGAAAACAATCATTATAAATTTATAGTACCTACAGAGGCTAATGCCCCAACAGGTAACTGGGAAGCTGTAGTAGCTGTAGGAGGAGCTAAGTTCTATAAGCGTATAAAGATAGAAACTATAAAGCCTAACAGGCTGAAAATAAAAAATGGTTTTGAGGGTAAAGTGCTTTCTGCTCACGAAAATAACACAGCAAACCTTGAAGTAACTTGGTTGCACGGTGCTGTGGCAAAAGACCTAAAGGTAGAAATGCAGGCTAAGTTTATGAAAGATGCAACAAGTTTTAAGGGATATACTAATTATATTTTTGATGACCCTGCACAAACTTTTACAACTGAAGAAGTAAACATCTATTCCGGTAAGGTAGATGCTACTGGTAAAGCAACGGTAACACTAAAACCATCGTTACAGTCAAGTGCACCAGGGATGCTAAAGGCTGCTATTATTACCAAAGCCTACGAAAAGGGCGGCGATTTTAGTACCGATGTTATCACGGCTTCTTATTCGCCATATAAAAGTTATGTAGGGGTAAAAATGCCTGAACCAAACAAATATGGCATGATTGAAACAGGAAAAGACAACCGTTTTACTATTGTGTCGCTTACCGAAAACGGAAAGGTAGAACCTAACCGCAAAGTAGATGTACGTATATATAATGTAAAATGGCGTTGGTGGTGGGATGCCACACATAATAATGTGTCATCATACAATTCGGCATTATCTAACGTACCTTATTATTCTAAAACCGTAACTACCGATGCTAAGGGTAAAGCATCATTTATATTAAATGTACCTGAAAACGACTGGGGGCGTTATTTAGTCCGTGTAACCGATGTAGAAAGCGGACACTCGGCAGGGGAAACCGTATATATGGACTGGTCATACTGGTCAGGGCGTACAAAAAGCGGAGGCGGAGAAGAAGCGGCTATGCTGGTATTTGCTACCGATAAAGAAAAATATTCGGTTGGTGAAAAAGCCGTAGTTACATTCCCGTCAAGTGAAGGAGGACGTGCACTTATCTCAATAGAAAATGGCTCTGAAGTGGTGGAAACCTATTGGGCAAGCACTGCTAAAGGCGAAACAAAAGTAGAAGTACCGATAACCGCAAAAATGGCTCCGAATGTATATGTAAATGTTACGTTGTTACAACCTCATGCCACTACTAAGAATGATGCACCTATACGAATGTATGGTATTGTACCAATAGAAGTGGTAGATAAAAACACGATTCTCGAACCACAAATAAGTATGCCTTCGGTATTAAAACCAGAGCAGAAAGCTACTATAAAAGTAAGTGAGAAATCAGGCAAGGCTATGACTTATACGGTAGCTATTGTAGATGATGGCTTGCTCGACCTTACCCGTTTTAAAACCCCAAATGCTTGGGATGCTTTTTATGCAAAAGAAGCATTGGGCATAAAAACATGGGATATTTATGATGATGTAATAGGCGCATATGGCGGTAAGGTAAACCAAGTATTCAGCATAGGGGGAGATGAAGATCTTGGCGGAGGTAAGGCTAAAAAGGCCAACCGTTTTAAGCCTGTGGTTATCTATATGGGGCCTTATACACTTAAAAAAGGCGAAACACAAAGCCACAATATAACCTTACCTAAATACATAGGCTCAGTACGTACTATGGTAGTGGCTGCTAATGAAGATAAGAGTGCTTATGGTAGTATCGAGAAAACTACGCCTGTTCGCAGTCCGTTAATGTTGTTGGCATCGCTTCCGCGAAAAATTACACCAGGTGAAAAAGTGACGCTTCCCGTGACGCTTTTCGCGATGGAGGATAATATTAAAAATGTAACCTTACAGGTAAAAACTAATAATGGACTGAAAGTAGTGGGTAGTGCTTCGCAAACTGTATCGTTTGCACAGCCTGATGAAAAAATAGCTTATTTTGAGCTTGAAGTAGGTAATGTAACGGGCATTGGTAAAGTAACTGTTACAGCACAATCGGGTAGCGAAAAAGCAAGTTACGATGTAGAACTCGATATAATGAACCCGAACCCTGTTACCCAAAACTTTAAAGAGCTGGTAATAGAAGCAGGAGCTTCGGGTACTATTGATTGGGAAGCTTTTGGTGTAGCGGGTAGTAACAAGGCAAGACTAGAAGTATCGTCATTCCCATCAATCGACTTTAACCGTAGGCTGGATTATTTAATACAATATCCACACGGTTGCTTAGAACAAACAACCTCAAGTGTATTCCCGCAGTTGTACCTAACCGATATAGCCGATATTGATGAAAAAAGAAAACAAGACATACAGCGCAATGTATCGGCAGGAATACAAAAACTAGCAAGCTACCAAATAGGTAACGGAGGTTTTGCCTATTGGTCAGGAGGTACACATCCTAACGATTGGGGTTCTAGTTATGTAGGTCATTTCTTTATAGAAGCAGAGAAAAAAGGCTATACATTGCCGTTAAATGCTAAAAAGCAATGGTTGAGCTATCAAAAGAAAACGGCGAGGCAATGGCGTTATGATAGTTATTATCATAATGATTTTGCACAAGCATACCGATTATATACTTTGGCATTGGCGGGTTCGCCCGATTTATCATCAATGAATAGGCTGCGCGAAACGCAAGGTATTTCTAACGATTCAAAATTACGACTGGCAGCAGCCTATGCCCTTGCAGGACAAAAAAGTGCAGGCTTGGCACTGCTCAACCAAAGCTCGCTTGATATAAATACACAAGGTTACCGCTATTACTATTATGGCTCCCCCGAACGTAATAGGGCTATGGCACTCGAAACACTTATTTTGTTAGGAGAAAAAGAAAAGGCTTTCCGTATTGCCAACCAGCTTGCCGATAAAATGTCATCGCGCCAATGGATGAGTACCCAAACAACGGCATACTGCCTGTACTCAATGTCCAAGTTTGCAAAATCTAATGGGACTAAAGGTATTGATGTAGCTTATACTACCAAGGGTAAAACACAGACTATAAAGACAGGCAAAACATTTGCTGACAGGGTATTGCAATCTTCGGGTAATAATACCGTAGCAATACGTAATAACAAAGAGGGTACACTCTATGTAAAAGTTATTTATAGCGGCATATTGCCTGTAGGACAAGAACAGGAAGAAAATAGAGGACTTAGTACTGTTATTACCTTTAAAAATAGGGAGGGTAATGTCATTAATCCGTCGCAGTTGGCACAGGGAACAGAATTTGTAGCCGAAGTAACCGTACTGAACCAAAAAGGCGAATATGTTGATAATATTGCGCTTACGCAGATAATACCGTCAGGGTGGGAAATTGTAAATACTCGCTTTACCGACTTTGGTGCGTTTGCTGATAATAAAGCTGATTATATTGATATTAGAGATGATAGGGCTAATTTTTACTTCCCATTAAAGGCTCATGAATCTAAAAAATTCAGAGTACTGCTTAATGCCAGTTATCTAGGTCATTATTACCTACCGGGTGTACAGTGCGAAGCAATGTATGATAATGACTTTTTAGCCCGTACCAAAGGGCAATGGGTAAATGTGGTGAAATAA
- the pbpC gene encoding penicillin-binding protein 1C, with protein sequence MLKLSLDWIKKNKIKSVIALALLVWYYCCLPKQLFNNPYATVIESSEGELLGARIAKDGQWRFPEQDSVPYKFRKCIVYFEDQHFYSHPGFNPVSIINAIKQNYKAGKVVRGGSTLTQQVIRLSREGKKRSYIEKLTELILATRLEFRDTKDEILGLYAAHAPYGGNVVGLEMASWRYFGVQPHQLSWAESATLAVLPNAPALIYPGRNQDDLRNKRNRLLKKLYTEDVIDKTTYELSLEEELPQKPFDLPETAPHLLQNIAKSQEGHRITTTVKSVLQQRVNQIAKRYYNEYRQTEVYNLAVLVVDVETRDIIAYVGNSPTDKLHQKDVDIIPAPRSTGSILKPFLFASMLDAGELLPNTLIADIPTQISGYSPKNYNHTYDGAVPAQKALSRSLNIPAVLMLQDFGVYRFYEQLQRFKLRDVNQHPNHYGLSLILGGAESNLWDLCRTYAGLTGTLNHFTTHDAKYRKNEFAELNWDSKVKRNFGKETFNKPQLGAGAIWLTYNAMKEVNRPEGDEAWRFYDSSLEIAWKTGTSFGGRDAWAIGTSPRYVVGVWVGNASGEGRPSLTGVGSAAPMLFDVFNLLPRQPWFKAPLNDLEEAHICKQSGHLAGEHCPAVKQWIPITGKNTDVCPYHRLVNLDATAQYQVNSSCESVSDMITKSWFVLPPVMEWYYKKQHIDYATLPPFRSDCNGAMSTTMGFIYPKDNGKIYLTKDFSGKLQPFILKAAHTNPDAKVFWYLNDRYLGVTQTFHEMPVEAKTGKYYITITDENGNELNRRIEIVSQ encoded by the coding sequence GTGCTAAAGTTAAGTTTAGATTGGATTAAAAAGAACAAAATAAAATCGGTTATCGCACTCGCTTTGCTAGTATGGTATTATTGCTGCCTGCCCAAACAGCTTTTTAATAATCCGTATGCAACGGTTATCGAAAGCAGCGAGGGCGAACTCTTAGGCGCGCGTATAGCAAAGGACGGGCAATGGCGTTTTCCTGAGCAGGACAGTGTGCCGTATAAATTCAGGAAGTGTATTGTTTATTTCGAAGATCAGCATTTTTACAGCCATCCCGGTTTCAATCCTGTTTCTATAATAAATGCTATAAAGCAGAATTATAAAGCAGGTAAAGTAGTGCGCGGAGGTAGTACACTAACGCAACAAGTAATACGACTTTCCCGAGAAGGGAAAAAACGTAGTTATATCGAAAAATTAACTGAGCTAATACTCGCTACCCGTTTGGAGTTTCGCGATACTAAAGACGAGATATTAGGGTTATATGCAGCCCATGCGCCTTATGGGGGTAATGTTGTAGGGTTAGAAATGGCATCATGGCGGTACTTTGGCGTGCAGCCGCATCAACTTTCGTGGGCAGAGTCGGCTACATTGGCGGTACTGCCTAATGCTCCCGCACTCATCTATCCAGGGCGTAATCAGGATGATTTACGCAACAAACGCAACAGGTTACTTAAAAAACTATATACGGAGGATGTAATTGATAAAACTACTTACGAATTATCATTAGAAGAAGAACTCCCTCAAAAGCCGTTTGACTTACCCGAAACCGCTCCGCATCTTTTACAAAACATTGCAAAATCGCAGGAAGGACATCGTATAACAACTACAGTAAAGAGCGTACTGCAACAGCGTGTAAACCAAATAGCGAAACGTTATTATAACGAATACAGACAAACCGAAGTATATAACCTTGCTGTACTGGTTGTAGATGTAGAAACCCGCGATATTATTGCTTATGTAGGTAACTCGCCCACGGATAAGCTCCATCAAAAAGATGTAGATATTATCCCAGCTCCGCGGAGTACGGGGAGTATATTAAAACCCTTTTTGTTTGCTAGTATGCTCGATGCAGGCGAACTGTTACCAAATACGCTAATAGCCGATATACCTACACAGATATCGGGTTATAGTCCCAAGAATTATAATCATACCTACGATGGTGCTGTGCCGGCACAAAAGGCTTTATCGCGTTCGCTGAATATACCTGCTGTACTCATGTTGCAGGATTTTGGTGTATATCGGTTTTACGAACAGTTGCAACGTTTTAAATTGCGAGATGTTAATCAGCACCCGAACCATTACGGGTTATCACTGATTTTGGGTGGTGCCGAGTCGAACCTTTGGGATTTGTGCCGAACATACGCGGGACTAACGGGTACACTCAACCATTTTACGACGCATGATGCTAAATACCGTAAAAATGAATTTGCTGAACTCAACTGGGACAGTAAAGTAAAGCGAAATTTTGGAAAGGAAACTTTTAATAAACCCCAGCTTGGCGCAGGAGCTATATGGCTTACCTATAACGCTATGAAGGAGGTAAACCGCCCTGAAGGTGATGAGGCATGGCGTTTTTATGATTCCTCGCTTGAAATTGCATGGAAAACGGGCACGAGCTTTGGTGGTCGCGATGCTTGGGCTATCGGTACAAGTCCGCGTTATGTAGTAGGTGTTTGGGTAGGTAATGCGTCAGGCGAGGGTAGACCATCGCTTACGGGGGTGGGGAGTGCTGCTCCTATGTTGTTTGATGTGTTTAACCTGTTGCCACGTCAGCCATGGTTTAAAGCACCGCTTAATGATTTGGAAGAGGCTCATATATGCAAGCAAAGTGGTCATCTTGCAGGGGAGCATTGCCCCGCTGTAAAGCAATGGATACCTATAACAGGTAAAAATACAGATGTATGCCCCTATCATAGGTTGGTTAACCTCGATGCTACAGCGCAATATCAGGTAAATAGTAGTTGCGAAAGTGTGAGTGATATGATAACCAAATCGTGGTTTGTATTGCCCCCTGTAATGGAATGGTATTATAAAAAACAACATATCGATTATGCTACTTTGCCACCATTTCGTAGTGATTGTAACGGAGCGATGAGTACTACTATGGGCTTTATTTATCCTAAAGATAACGGAAAAATTTATCTCACAAAAGATTTTAGTGGTAAGCTACAGCCTTTTATACTAAAAGCAGCGCATACTAACCCTGATGCAAAGGTGTTTTGGTATTTAAATGACAGGTATCTGGGTGTAACACAAACGTTTCATGAAATGCCTGTAGAAGCCAAAACAGGAAAATATTATATTACTATTACCGATGAGAATGGTAATGAACTTAATAGACGTATAGAAATAGTATCGCAGTAA
- a CDS encoding TraR/DksA family transcriptional regulator: MVDEQIRYSDADLAEFRELITKKIDKAQADLELIRSAYMNDLNNGTDDTSPTFKAFEEGSETMSKEANSQLAIRQEKFIRDLKNALIRIENKTYGICKVTGKLIGKERLKLVPHATMSIEAKNLQR; the protein is encoded by the coding sequence ATGGTAGATGAGCAAATACGATACTCTGACGCTGATTTAGCGGAGTTCAGAGAATTAATCACAAAAAAAATAGATAAAGCCCAAGCTGATTTGGAGCTTATTCGTAGTGCGTATATGAATGACCTTAACAATGGCACCGATGATACATCGCCAACATTTAAGGCTTTTGAAGAAGGCAGCGAAACAATGAGTAAAGAGGCAAACTCTCAACTTGCTATCCGCCAAGAAAAATTTATCCGCGATCTTAAAAATGCACTTATCCGTATTGAGAATAAAACATACGGAATATGTAAAGTTACAGGAAAGCTTATTGGTAAAGAAAGGTTAAAATTGGTACCACATGCTACTATGAGCATAGAAGCCAAGAATTTACAACGATAA